The window GCTGGGTGCCCGTTGCGCACGGGATCTGGAACTCCCGCTCGTTTTCACCTACCACACCCTGTACGACCAGTATGTGCACTACATCCCGGTAGCCCGCAACCTGACGCGGAAGATGACCCAGAAACTCTCCGTGCAGTTCTGCAACCGCTGCGACATGGTCCTCGTGCCCACCTGGGTGATCGGCGAGTACATCCGCGGCCTCGGGGTGCAGGTGCCGGTAACCAAGCTTCCTAGCGGAATCAAGGTTGAGGATTTCCAGCAGGGTGACCCGCAGTGGCTTCGGGAACGATACGGGATCGGGGCGGAGGAAAAGGTTCTTCTCTTTGTGGGCCGATTGGGGCAGGAAAAGAACATCGAATTCCTCTTGCGTGCCTACCGGCAGGTCCTTGACGGCCTGCCGCAAACGCCGGTCCGCCTGGTGCTGGTGGGCGGCGGCCCGGAGACCGGGAACCTGAAGCTGATGGCACAGGCGCTGGGGATCGCCGAGCGCACGGTGTTCACCGGCCCGCTGGCCGGACGAGATGTAGTGCACTGCTATGCCGGGGCTGACCTGTTTGTGTTTCCGTCCGTGACCGAAACGCAGGGACTGGTCATCGGAGAGGCGAAGGCGGCCGGAGTGCCGGCCGTGGCGGTGGACGCGTTCGGCGTCGCCGAGATGGTCAGTCACGGCGAGGACGGGTTTCTGACCAGCCTATCCGAGCAGGCTTTTTCCGAGAAAATACTCCTACTGTTGAACGACGAAGGATTGCGCCGGAGAATGGCCAGCACCGCCCGGGAAAACGCCCGGGAACTCTCCGCCAAGGTGCTGGCGGGCCAACTAGAAAACGTGTACCGGCGCCTGATTGAACACCGGCTGCACAAATCACAGGTGCGCTAGATGTACCCAGAGAGTTATTCGGAAACGCCAAGCGTGCCCGAACGGAATACCGGGCACACCTGCGTTACCAGCCCACGTCTCGGTGGAATGAAAAGCCGACCACACTCGGTCCCACGTGAGCGCCGATTACACCCCCGACGCGGCAGGACAGGTCAGGCCCAAACCCGACACGCGTGGTCAATTTCTCCTCCAGCCGGGCGAAAAGCTCAGGGGTGTTCCCGTGGGTGATGCCGTACTTGATGGGCCCCTGACGCGCCGCCTCCTCCAGCACCCCCGCCAGGCGCTCCAGACCCTTGGCCCGGCCCCGGACTTTGTCGAGCGGGGTTACCAGGCCATCCTTGAGCATTAAGATCGGCTTAATGTTGAGGAGGGTGCCCAGAAGCCCCTGCGCCCGGCCGATACGCCCGCCCCGCTGCAGGTACTCCAGGGTGTCCACCATGAAGTAAACACCGGTGGAGTCCAGAATGGAGTTTAAGAGTTCAAGGATTTCCGCTCGGCCTAGGCCGGCCTGTGCCGCCCGCGCGGCGGCGAGCACCGCCATGCCCAGGGGGATGCTGGTGACCTTCGAGTCGATGACCTCGACCGATGCGTCCGGGAGCAGGGCCCGGGCCGCCTGGGCCGAGTGCACGGTGCCGCTCAGGGCCGCCGAGATGTGCACGGAGATGATATCCCGGCCTTGCTCCGCCAGGGGCCGGTAGACGTCCAGGAACTCCGCCGGGGACGGCTGGGAAGTGGAGGCCGGAAGTTCTGCGAGGCGCACAAAGAACTGTTCCGGCGTTAGGTCGATCCCGTCGCGGTAGAACTCTTCGTCACTGAAGATCACCTTCAAGGGGACCACGGTGATCTCGTGCCGCTCAGCCAACTCGGCGGGGATGTCGGCGGTGCTGTCGGTAACAATGTGTACGCTTTTCATTGAGGCTCATCACTCCACAGAAATAATAAAATGGTACAGGGGTTGTCCGCCGTAATATAGTTCGAACTCGGCGCCGGGGAAAACAGCCCGGAGGCCGGCAAGCATTTCCTCGGCTTCGGCGGTGCTCACGTTTTTGCCGTGGTACAGCGTGACTAGGCTGCCGGTGGCCACCAGCGCGCCGATTACCTTCTCGGTCACCTCGGCCAGGCTGCCGCCGGTGACCAGCTTCCCTTCGGCTATGCCGAGCCAGCCGCCCGCTGTGATCTCCTGGCCGTCTACCGTGGCGTCCCGTACCGCCTGGGTGACCTCGCCGGTCAGTACATTTCCCAGGGCGGCCTCCATCCGGGATACGTTCGCTTCCAGGCTGGCGTCCGGCGCAAAGGCGAGCATGGCGGCCAGGCCTTGGGGGACAGTGCGGCTGGGTACCACGCGCACTTCCTTCTTGGATAGCGCCTGGGCCTGCTGGGCGGCCAGGATGATGTTCGAGTTGTTCGGCAGAATGAGGACCCGGTCCGCGGGGACACGCTCCACGGCGCGCAGGATTTCCTCAGTGCTGGGGTTCATTGTTTGCTGCCCGGATACGATGGTGTCGGTTCCCAGGCTTTCAAAGATCTTGGCCAACCCCTCGCCGGATACGACCGCCACCAGCCCGAGGGGTTTCTTGGGCTGTTTGAGTTCGGCGGTTTGGTCGGCCATGTTGTTGATGTGCACCTCGTGCAGGGTGCCGTGACGTAGCCCCTCCTCAAGGACGCGGCCGGGGTTATTGGAGTGGATGTGGACCTTGAGCATGTTCCCGTTGCCGACCACCATCAGGCAGTCGCCCAGGTGGCGCAAGTTGGCCCGGAGTTCATCGCTCTTCAGGTCCGGACCCCGCACCAGAAATTCGGTGCAATAGAGGAAGCGGATATCTCCCGGCTCTTCCATGCGTGGGGTACTCTGCCCCGAACCAGTGAGAAAGTCAAACGAAGCAGTGAGCAGTTCTTCCTGCCGGAAACGGCGGAAGACATGGAGCATACCCTCGAGAATGACCAGAAGCCCCTTTCCCCCGGCATCGACCACTCCGGCTTTCTTCAACACCGGGAGCATTTCCGGAGTTAGGGTCAGGGTTTCGGCAGCCCTCCGGTAAACGTGGAGGCTCAGGCGGCGCAGGTCCGGGCTGCGCTCCGCGGCCTCGCGGGCTGCTTCGGCGGCGCTCCGGGCGACGGTCAGGATGGTGCCCTCCACCGGCTCGCTCATTGCCCGGTAGGCGAATTCGACGCCTTTCTCCAGGGCGACCGCGATATCTCCGGCACATCCCTGGTCCTTACCGGCCAGGGCGCTGGCAAAGCCTTGGAGGATCTGGGACAGGATGACGCCGGAATTGCCGCGGGCACCCAAGAGCGCACCGTGGGCTACCGCCTTGGTCACGGCACCAAGTGAGTCGTCGCCAACCTGGCCAAGTTCCTGCAACGCGACCAAGAAAGTCAGGTACATATTAGTGCCGGTGTCGCCGTCAGGCACCGGGAAAACGTTCAGCCGGTCGATTTCCTGGCGCATGCGGGCCAGGCGGGCTGCCCCAGTAACCAGCACTTCCTGCAACTGGGCTCCGCTGATGTACTGCACGTTAGACCAGGACTCCTCTTGATATCTATTTTTTGGTTTTTTCAGTGTTCGACGGAACCGGTTCGAATCCCTGCCATATTACCGGTACAAGTGCCATCACCGATATTTTGGCCGAATCCGGTGAGTGTAAGGTTTAAGTAGGAGATGTGAGGTCGGAAATAGAAGTGAGACCTCAAAACGGCTTCCCCTGAGGGGAAGCCCTCCCCGCCAAAGGAGTGAGGTCTCATGTTCAAGATTCGCTTTCTGCTTGAGGTAGTCCTGTTTCTGGCCAAGGGAATTTTTGAGGTGTTCAGGTCGGTGCGCAATATGGATGAGTTGGAAGAGCGGGTGCAGCGGTTGGTTCAACAGGCAGGCGGCAAAATGCTGGAGGAGGCGCTGGCACACATTGACCTTGAGTTAAGCGGCAAGCGGGATCCAGCCCTCAAGAACGTGGGACAGCGGTCGCGGACCCTGGTCACCAGCTTCGGTGAGATTACGGTTAAGCGCCGACTGTACCGTAACCAGAAGACCGGCGCGTACCGGTTCCTTCTGGACGAAGCCTTGGGAATCCCTGAACGCCAACGGGTGACACCGCGGATGACCCGTATGATCCTGGAGCTAGGCACGGAGATGCCCTTCAGGCGCGCGGCCCGGGTTATGGGTTTTCTAGTACCGGGGATTCACTGGATGACCGTCTGGTCTAAGGTTCAGGATGCTGGAGAAAAGGCCGCCCGGGATGCTGAGGCACTACGCGAGGCCGTCTTTGAAGACGGTGTGGTCCCTGAAGGCGGCAAGGAGGTTCGGGAGTTATCCATTGAAGCCGATGGTGTAGTAATACCCTTGCAGCGGTCGCCCAAGGCGTTTGGTGAGATCAAGCTGTTTATCGGCTACGAGGGCAGGGAACAAAAGACCCGGAAACTGGTGAACCGTTACACGGTGGCCACCGCCAGGGGCAGCCGGGTGGCTTGGGAAGACACCGGGGCGGCCTTCGGCCACAAGTGGGACCTTAGCAGGGTAGAGCGGATCCGCATTGGTGGGGACGGCGCCGAGTGGATCAAACAAGGCCTGGAGATGTTCCCCGGGGCGACTTACCACCTTGACCCCTTCCACCTGCGCCGGCGTTTAACCGAGGCTTTAAGTTACAGCAGCAACGTCTATGAAACTGTCACCGAAGGGTTAGCCGAGCTAAACCAAGATGCGGTAGTTTCCGCCTTGGATCAGGCGATTCGGGTCAACCGGGGTGCACGCCGTAACGGGATCATGCGGCTTAAGGAGTATCTCCTGGCTAACTGGCAAGGTATCGCCGCCTTGCCGGAGGGAGACCGTTTAGGTGCGATCGAGGGCCAGGTCCGTCACACCATCGCCAGGCGAACAAAGCGGATTGGGGCGCGTTGGAGCCCGGCCGGTGCGGAACGGATGGGACGCCTGTTAGCGGTACGGGCTAATGATGAGCTGGACAGATACGCGGTACACTCGGAACCCCGGTTCGACCTACTGAAAAAGGCTGTCGGAGCCGAGGCAATCCAACTGCCCAAACGCTTCGGCAAAGATCCCGAGGCCTGGCTTCAAGCCAACGTGCCCGCCCTTGAAGGACCGCACGCCGGAAAACACTGGGTCAAGCACATAGTAAGAGAGATTAGTTCACCGAGGTGGTCTACGGTCTAATTCAAATTAAATCGGCTGGGAGATCGCCTACTAAGTCTTGACACGGACCCGAATCCGCAGTGCTTTGCTCCCGATCCCGACCGGATGTTATGATGTGCTTAGCTTAATTAAGGAAAGGGGGCGGGCTGTTGACGGCAGTTCCGGATGGCAGCGCGGAGAAAGCGGTGCTGGTAGGGGTTGAGCTTGGGAGTCTCACGGGGGCAGAGGTGCGGGAGAGCCTCAATGAGTTGAACCGCCTGGCCAGGACGGCCGGGGCCGAAGTTGCGGGCACCGTGCTGCAGAAAAGGCCGCGTCCGGACCCGGCGCACTTTGTCGGCCGCGGGAAGGCCGAGGAACTGGCGGCGCTCTGCAGCGCCGCGGGCGCGGGGCTTCTGATCTTCGACCAGGACCTGTCTCCCGCCCAGGCACGAAATCTGGAAAACGTGACCGGTGTACGGGTGCTCGACCGCACCCAGATCATACTGGACATCTTTGCGCGGCGGGCCCGTACCCGGGAAGGGAAACTCCAGGTGGAACTGGCCCAGTTGAACTATGTTTTGCCACGGCTGACCGGCCGGGGCACCGAACTCTCACGGCTGGGCGGCGGCATTGGCACTCGGGGCCCCGGTGAAACCAAACTGGAAACGGATCGGCGCCGAATCCGCCAGCGGATCGCCGACTTGCAGCGCGAGATTGCCGAGGTTCGCCGGCACCGGCAGTTGCTCCGGCGGGCCCGGAAAGTGGCCCCGGTGCCGCTGGTGGCGCTGGTGGGGTACACCAACGCCGGGAAGTCGTCGCTTCTGAACGCCCTTACCGGTGCGGTGGTATCCGTTGAAGACCGCCTGTTTGCCACTCTGGACCCGACCAGCCGGCAGCTGCGCCTCCCGACGAACGAGGTGGTGGTGCTCACCGATACGGTCGGGTTTATCCGGCACCTGCCGCATCATCTGGTGGCCGCCTTCCGGGCCACCCTGGAGGAGGTAGTGGAGGCCGACCTGTTGTTGCACGTGGTCGACCTGAGCCACCCCGCGCACCAGGCCCATATCACGGCGGTGGACGGGGTGCTGGAGGAACTTGGTGCCGGCGGCAAACCGCGGCTGATGGTGTTCAACAAGACCGATCTGGTCGAACCCGGGGAGCTGGACCTCCTGGGGCGAAACGATGTGGCCGTTTCGGCCCTGACCGGGGCGGGCCTGGACACCCTCAGGGCCGCCGTCGCGGACGCGCTTTCCACCTGGCGGACACGGGAGCGCTTCCTGATTCCCTACAGCCGCACCCAGTTGGTAGCGCTGGCGTATGAGCACGGCCGGGTACTGGCAGAGCACCACCGGGAGGATGGAGTGGAGATCGAGGTCGAACTGCCGGTGGCCTGGGCACGGCGAATCGCGGCGCGGCTCGAGGAGCAAGCAGATTCTTGACTTTAGGGCTCGTTTCCGCTAAGATAAGAAAGGTAAGCGGGATGTAGCTCAGTTTGGCTAGAGCGCACGGTTCGGGACCGTGAGGCCGCAGGTTCAAATCCTGTCATCCCGACCATTTTTTTGACCTGGAATGGGACAAGAAGTCTAAAGAACAGGAGGGGTAGAGGAGCTGTGAATCTTCTGATCATGGGTCCGCCTGGGGGCGGCAAGGGAACACAGTGCGAAGTGTTGGTAAGGGAACTGAAGATTACCCATATCTCCACCGGGGACATGTTCCGCGAAAACGTCAAGGGCGGAACGGAACTCGGGTTGAAGGCCAAGGAGTATATGGACGCGGGCCAGCTGGTTCCGGACGAACTGGTGGTGGCGATGGTTAAGGACCGGCTGTCCAAGCCGGATTGCGCCAACGGCTTTCTACTCGACGGCTTCCCGCGGACTGTGCCCCAGGCGGAGGCACTGGACGCCACCCTGAAGGATATGGGCATCATTCTAGACGCGGTGCTGAACATCGCGGTGCCCCGGGGCAAGCTCCTGGACCGCTTGACCGGTCGTCGGGTCTGCCGGGTTTGCGGCGCGACCTTCCACGTGCTGTTCAACGCGCCGAAGGAAGACGGCAAATGCGACAAATGCGGCGGGGAACTGTACCAGCGCAGTGACGACACCGAAGCCACGGTGAACCAGCGTCTGGATGTCTACGAGGCCCAGACCCAACCCCTCATCGAATACTACGGCAAACAGGGACTGCTTAAGGAAATAAACGGCGACCAGGAAATCGGTAAGGTGACCCAGGACCTTCTGGCGAGTCTGGGCCGCTAGCCACTGGCAGTTTTCGTTATCAACTCCCGGAACACTTCCGGGAGTTGACAGTTTTTTATGCGGCCACCCTAAAATCGGAGGCGTCTGGCAGAAGCAGGAAGGAGTAGGGGTGTTCGCGTTTTGACATTACACCCGGTATCCCGGTAGAATAGGCATGGTTAGACCTCATTGGAATCCTAAGCGCCGAAAGGAGTTCGAACGTGCTCGGTTTTGATATCCCCGCCCGGGGCGTTCTGACCATCAAAAACGCAGTGTTCGACTTCAACGGAACGCTCGCGGTGGACGGCAACATCAGGCCCGGAGTGGCGGAGCGTCTTAACCAACTAGCCGGTCACATACAGGTTTTTGTGGTCACCGCGGATACTTTCGGGACGGTGCGCCAGGCTTGCCGGGACATCGATTGTGAGGTCACCGTGCTGGCCACAAACCCCGGCGGTCCCGAAAAGGAACGTTTTGTGCGGGAATTGGGGGCGGCGGAAACAGCCGCTTTCGGAAACGGCGCGAACGATATCCCGATGTTGGAGGCGGCCGGGCTCGGGGTCGCGGTCCTGGAAGGGGAAGGTGCTGCGGTCGGCTCCCTGATGGCCGCAGACGTGGTGGTCCGGAACATCATCGAGGGCCTGGACCTGTTGCTGAAGCCGGGACGGCTCGTCGCGACTCTGCGGCGCTGAGCTTGAGTGTGAGTCTTGAATATGGGGGATGACAGCCGATGCTGAAAAACTACGTTGAGGTGGCGGTGGCCGAGGTCTTTGACGATGTGCTGGCCGAAATCCGGAAGCGCAAACCGGACTTGTGCGGTTGCGAACGCTGCCGTGAGGACGTGATGGCGATCGCCCTCAACCGCCTGCCTCCCAAGTATATCGCCACCGACAAAGGGGAAATATTTACTAGTGTGGATTTTAGCAGGGTTGGAGGGAAGGCGGAGATTATCGCCAACCTTATACCGGCTTTTGAGTTGGTTGACAAGCGTCCGCGGCATGTCCGCTAAGATCGGCGGTCAAGTATAAGGGGGGAATAAGAAGTGGAAAAAAGGTGTATCCTCTGCGGTCGGAAGTTCGTTGTCGAGGATATGAGTGCGACCACCGAGGACGACGATCTTTTCACTCCGGAACCGAAAAAGAATGTTTCCATCTGTGAGTTGTGCCAAAACAAGCTGAGGCACGAAGCTGACAAAACGCAGAAACCGACAAAGCCGGTAGGTTAGAACTCCGAACCGGAGCCTGGCACCGGAACTGAAGAGTCTGAATCAGGAGTCGGCAAGAAACCGCAACAAGTTTTGAGCACGACCCCGTCGTGTAATTATTTTTTAAAGGAGGTATTTCTATTTTGGGTGCCCGACGGTGGACCTTTTACGCCGTAGTGGCGGCGATCGTGCTTTTCATCATGCTGCTGGGGGGCGGAGCCCGGCTTTATACCGACTGGTTATGGTTCCAGTCCTTGGGTTACAGCAACGTGTTTGTCACCATCCTCCTCTCCGACCTCGGCCTCCGGGTCGCAGTTGGCCTGCTGTTCTTTGCCTTCATATTCGTTAACCTGCTGCTGACCAGGCGGGTGGTCCTGGAACAGGGCCACATCACGCTCCAGCAGGAGAACGTGATTCAACTGCAGGACATCCCTTGGAAGCAAATCCTGAACAACCGGATCATTACCTTGTTCTTCCTGGCCGTGAGCGCTGTGCTGGCCTATATGTTCAGTCTGTCGGCGGCCGGGGACTGGGTGCTCCTCCAGAAGTTTTTGAACCCCTCTTCTTTCGGGATAGCCGACCCTATTTTCGGGAAGGACGTCGGGTTCTACGTCTTCACCCTGCCGTTCCATATTTTCCTCTTTAACATTCTCTTCTGGAGCGGTATCGTCACTGTTTTGTTTGTGGGCATCGCCTACTTCATTTCCAACCCCTTCCAGGGCCTGCGGGGTCTGTTGGCCAACAGTCACGTACGGACGCACCTTTCGGGCCTGTTGGCCTTCATACTGCTGGTCAAGGCCTGGGGTTACCTGCTCCAGCAGTACCTCTTGCTCTACTCGCCCCGGGGCGTGGTGTTCGGCCCCGGCTACACCGACATCAACGGCACGCTACTGGCGTACCGGGTGCTGCTGATCTTGGCCGTGCTGGCCGCGCTGGCGGTGATCGCGAACATCTTCCTGCGCCGGACGGGAGTTTTGGCCTACGCCGTGGGCGGCCTGATCGTGGTTTCCCTGGTGCTCGGTTTGGTTTACCCGGCGCTGCTGCAGAGATTTGTGGTCGGGCCGAACGAACTGGCCCGCGAGGCGCCGTTCATTGAACACAGCATCGCCTTCACAAGGAAAGCGTACAACCTGGACCAGGTGGACCGGAAGGCGTTCCCGGCGGGACGCACGGTGGATCTGGACGCGATCCAGGCGAACAGCGAGACGACCAGCAATATCCGCCTCTGGGACCGGGAGCCGCTGCAGGCCAGCTACGGCCAACTGCAGCAGATACGGACCTACTACGAGCTTAAACATATCGACGTTGACCGATATACGATCAACGGTGTGTACCGACAAGTCATGCTAGCTGCACGGGAACTGGATCAGAGCCGACTGCCCGAACAGGCCAAGACGTGGGTAAACCAGAGGCTGATCTACACCCACGGCTACGGGGTGGCCATGAGCCCGGTAAACGAGGTGACACGCGAGGGCCAGCCGGTGTTCTTACTCAAGGATATCCCGCCTAAAACCGACACCGACATTCACCTGGAGAGACCGGAGATCTACTTCGGCGAAGCCACCGACAACTATGTGATCGTGAATACCGACCAGTTGGAGTTCAACTACCCCGAAGGCGAAACCAACGTGCACACCACTCACGCGGCAGCCGACAGCGGGGTGACGCTGGGTTCGATCCTGAAGCGCCTCGTGTTCGCGGTGGCCCTGGCCGACTACAAGATCATGCTGTCGACGGACGTGCGGCCGGACAGCCGGATTCTGTACTACAGGAACATACGGGAACGGGTGCCGAAGCTGGCGCCGTTCCTGATGTTCGACCAAGACCCGTACATCGTGGTGAACAACGGAAAACTGTACTGGCTATGGGACGCCTACACAACGACTAACATGTTTCCCTACGCCGAGCCCTTCCAGGGCCGGAACAACTACATCCGGAACGCGGTGAAGGTCGTGGTGGACGCCTACACCGGCGACGTCGACTTCTACGTGGCCGAACCCGAAGACCCGCTGATCCGGAGTTTCGCCCTGATCTTCCCGGACATGTTCAAGGAAATAGATGAAATGCCGGCCAGCCTGCGGGCGCACATCCGCTACCCGGTCGACCTATTCAAGGTGCAGGCCGAGATGTACGCCACCTACCACATGCAGAACGCAGCTGTCTTCTATAACCGGGAGGACAAGTGGAGCCTGCCGACCGAAATCTTCGGGCAGGAAAAACGCCCGGTGGAACCGTACTACACCATCGTGCGGCTCCCGGGCGAGGAGGCCCCTGAATTCGTGCTGATTATGCCTTTCACTCCCCATGGTCGCGAGAATATGATCGGCTGGATGGCGGCCCGTTCCGATGGGGAACACTACGGAAATCTGCTGGTGTACGAAATGCCCAAGCAGAGCCTGGTGTACGGCCCGATGCAGGTCGAGGCCCGCATCAACCAGGACCAATACATCTCCCAGCAGCTTACGCTGTGGGAGAACCGGGGTACGCGGGTGATCCGGGGCAACCTGCTGAGCATCCCGATCGAGGACAGCCTGCTCTACATTGAGCCGATCTACCTGCAGGCCGAGGACGGCCGGATGCCCGAGTTGCGCCGGGTGGTGCTCTTGCACGGTGAGCGCGTGGTATTCGAACCCGACCTCCCGCGGGCCCTGGCCGCGATGTTCGGGACGCCGGGCGCCCCCGGGGCGGCCCCGCCACCGGTAACCGACCCTGATGCCGGGCCGCTGGACGAAGTCCCCGTGGTGCGCACCATGGCCGACCTGATCGAGGAAGCGAACCGTGAATATGAACGCGCCCAGGAGCGCCTGCGCGAAGGAGACTGGAGCGGCTACGGCGCCGCCATCAGCAACCTGGGCCGGGTGCTGGACGAACTGCTGAAACAGGCCGGGCAGGAGACACAGGAGGTGGGGTCGGGGAGGCCCTACGTTTTCCGGTGATAGCTCCTTCAGTGGGGTGTCAGGAATGTCAGGAGGAGTCGAACCCGCGGATTGCACCCAGTTTAAAGACAGCGAAACGGCAGCCGGTGGGCCGGAAACAGACAGGAGGGATGACAGGTTTGAGCGCCAGGCGCAGGAAAGGCATTAAAAAGATCGGCATCCTGACCGGGGGCGGGGACGCTCCGGGAATCAACGCGGTGATCCGGGCCGCCGTCAAGGTGGCCGTAAACCACTACGGCATCCGGGTGATCGGCATCGAACAGGGTTTCGGCGGCCTGATCGAAGACCGTACCCGGAAGCTGACCACCAAAGAAGTCATGGGCATTCTGCCCCGCGGTGGGACCATCCTGGGCACCACCAACCGGGACAACCCCTTTCACTACCCGATCCGGCTGGAGAGCGGGGAAGTGGAGTTCCGCGACGTTTCGATCCGGGTGCCGGAGACGCTGGCGAAACATGCCATCGAGGCGCTGATCGTGATCGGCGGGGACGGAAGCCTGAAAATCGCCTCCCAACTCTGGGAGAAATACGCCGTCCCGGTGGTCGGCGTGCCGAAGACCATCGACAACGACCTGTCCGCGACCGATCAGACCTTCGGTTTTGACACCGCCCTCAAGACGGCCACCGAGGCGATCGACAAGCTGCACACCACGGCTGAATCGCACTACCGGATCATGGTGCTGGAGGTCATGGGCCGTTACGCCGGCTGGATCGCCCTGCAGGCCGGCCTGGCCGGCGGGGCCGACGTCATCCTGATCCCCGAGATCCCCTTCGACATCTACAAGGTGTGCGACAAGATCAAGGA is drawn from Candidatus Desulforudis audaxviator MP104C and contains these coding sequences:
- a CDS encoding glycosyltransferase family 4 protein, translated to MRVAIFTDSYRPYTSGVVRSIETFSEELLALGHQVYIFAPRYGQVQSREETIFRFYSVPSPTNPDYNIAIPISLRLKATLKQLKVNIIHVHSPFMLGRLGARCARDLELPLVFTYHTLYDQYVHYIPVARNLTRKMTQKLSVQFCNRCDMVLVPTWVIGEYIRGLGVQVPVTKLPSGIKVEDFQQGDPQWLRERYGIGAEEKVLLFVGRLGQEKNIEFLLRAYRQVLDGLPQTPVRLVLVGGGPETGNLKLMAQALGIAERTVFTGPLAGRDVVHCYAGADLFVFPSVTETQGLVIGEAKAAGVPAVAVDAFGVAEMVSHGEDGFLTSLSEQAFSEKILLLLNDEGLRRRMASTARENARELSAKVLAGQLENVYRRLIEHRLHKSQVR
- a CDS encoding DegV family protein; translation: MKSVHIVTDSTADIPAELAERHEITVVPLKVIFSDEEFYRDGIDLTPEQFFVRLAELPASTSQPSPAEFLDVYRPLAEQGRDIISVHISAALSGTVHSAQAARALLPDASVEVIDSKVTSIPLGMAVLAAARAAQAGLGRAEILELLNSILDSTGVYFMVDTLEYLQRGGRIGRAQGLLGTLLNIKPILMLKDGLVTPLDKVRGRAKGLERLAGVLEEAARQGPIKYGITHGNTPELFARLEEKLTTRVGFGPDLSCRVGGVIGAHVGPSVVGFSFHRDVGW
- a CDS encoding DAK2 domain-containing protein, encoding MQYISGAQLQEVLVTGAARLARMRQEIDRLNVFPVPDGDTGTNMYLTFLVALQELGQVGDDSLGAVTKAVAHGALLGARGNSGVILSQILQGFASALAGKDQGCAGDIAVALEKGVEFAYRAMSEPVEGTILTVARSAAEAAREAAERSPDLRRLSLHVYRRAAETLTLTPEMLPVLKKAGVVDAGGKGLLVILEGMLHVFRRFRQEELLTASFDFLTGSGQSTPRMEEPGDIRFLYCTEFLVRGPDLKSDELRANLRHLGDCLMVVGNGNMLKVHIHSNNPGRVLEEGLRHGTLHEVHINNMADQTAELKQPKKPLGLVAVVSGEGLAKIFESLGTDTIVSGQQTMNPSTEEILRAVERVPADRVLILPNNSNIILAAQQAQALSKKEVRVVPSRTVPQGLAAMLAFAPDASLEANVSRMEAALGNVLTGEVTQAVRDATVDGQEITAGGWLGIAEGKLVTGGSLAEVTEKVIGALVATGSLVTLYHGKNVSTAEAEEMLAGLRAVFPGAEFELYYGGQPLYHFIISVE
- a CDS encoding ISLre2-like element ISCde3 family transposase; protein product: MFKIRFLLEVVLFLAKGIFEVFRSVRNMDELEERVQRLVQQAGGKMLEEALAHIDLELSGKRDPALKNVGQRSRTLVTSFGEITVKRRLYRNQKTGAYRFLLDEALGIPERQRVTPRMTRMILELGTEMPFRRAARVMGFLVPGIHWMTVWSKVQDAGEKAARDAEALREAVFEDGVVPEGGKEVRELSIEADGVVIPLQRSPKAFGEIKLFIGYEGREQKTRKLVNRYTVATARGSRVAWEDTGAAFGHKWDLSRVERIRIGGDGAEWIKQGLEMFPGATYHLDPFHLRRRLTEALSYSSNVYETVTEGLAELNQDAVVSALDQAIRVNRGARRNGIMRLKEYLLANWQGIAALPEGDRLGAIEGQVRHTIARRTKRIGARWSPAGAERMGRLLAVRANDELDRYAVHSEPRFDLLKKAVGAEAIQLPKRFGKDPEAWLQANVPALEGPHAGKHWVKHIVREISSPRWSTV
- the hflX gene encoding GTPase HflX; the encoded protein is MTAVPDGSAEKAVLVGVELGSLTGAEVRESLNELNRLARTAGAEVAGTVLQKRPRPDPAHFVGRGKAEELAALCSAAGAGLLIFDQDLSPAQARNLENVTGVRVLDRTQIILDIFARRARTREGKLQVELAQLNYVLPRLTGRGTELSRLGGGIGTRGPGETKLETDRRRIRQRIADLQREIAEVRRHRQLLRRARKVAPVPLVALVGYTNAGKSSLLNALTGAVVSVEDRLFATLDPTSRQLRLPTNEVVVLTDTVGFIRHLPHHLVAAFRATLEEVVEADLLLHVVDLSHPAHQAHITAVDGVLEELGAGGKPRLMVFNKTDLVEPGELDLLGRNDVAVSALTGAGLDTLRAAVADALSTWRTRERFLIPYSRTQLVALAYEHGRVLAEHHREDGVEIEVELPVAWARRIAARLEEQADS
- a CDS encoding adenylate kinase; this translates as MNLLIMGPPGGGKGTQCEVLVRELKITHISTGDMFRENVKGGTELGLKAKEYMDAGQLVPDELVVAMVKDRLSKPDCANGFLLDGFPRTVPQAEALDATLKDMGIILDAVLNIAVPRGKLLDRLTGRRVCRVCGATFHVLFNAPKEDGKCDKCGGELYQRSDDTEATVNQRLDVYEAQTQPLIEYYGKQGLLKEINGDQEIGKVTQDLLASLGR
- a CDS encoding HAD family hydrolase, with the protein product MLGFDIPARGVLTIKNAVFDFNGTLAVDGNIRPGVAERLNQLAGHIQVFVVTADTFGTVRQACRDIDCEVTVLATNPGGPEKERFVRELGAAETAAFGNGANDIPMLEAAGLGVAVLEGEGAAVGSLMAADVVVRNIIEGLDLLLKPGRLVATLRR
- a CDS encoding late competence development ComFB family protein, with amino-acid sequence MLKNYVEVAVAEVFDDVLAEIRKRKPDLCGCERCREDVMAIALNRLPPKYIATDKGEIFTSVDFSRVGGKAEIIANLIPAFELVDKRPRHVR